In the Victivallis sp. Marseille-Q1083 genome, one interval contains:
- a CDS encoding DUF4091 domain-containing protein: protein MFRTSFLLPVAACAVTALSAGAFTVVDDFEQDRSYRLTDNMQFSREPLFAVDGTSALRLAAPRWGENPYEWPAFHMDDLTPSDWRDFGGLTLEAVNPGAVPRKLIVEFAGGEVGFKKSFELAPFSYRQLDIDFAELPENFDRTAVDHLTLFTECPMVPYELYLDRVALRSADETVAVPPAFEQAVSALAGSRLETLARQLAAVREPRARFAGNAAVNAFQRREVAALTEGLDAMRRRTDDVSLTLSERSAATAETGRLLARADRLARLLEKLPPDAAPVVVQAASAMDRVYPHDLPLPPAVDLDLRLARHDKAGIQVVVLPLADACDDVSVTVGELADAAGNKLADDCFTIGPVGFVNVGAYSRHRYGYLGWTPDPILNTLPAADVEAGAAQAFYLDCRTAADQPAGFYQGLVTVKSGDRLLAELPLSVRVYDFSMPDRALLPLAIATTYPQKPHPAEELTPEETLAARRRVAEFLAAYQIGLDHLYKGEPNELELLKELKARNLLGGICIRYIQAAPDEAEAKTRYLIDAIRPHYEALKEAGLLGHAYLYGFDELPESYFEVFEEVAAALHREFPELKIMTTAYDYSLGTASDLKSVDWWCPLTPKFRPELVDQARSAGDQVWWYTSCDPSAPFAGMQLEDQPLEARLLMGAMTARYRPDGFLFYETTYWGKNHEIAAGPYLDWNPHAFQDYNADGVWFYPAADGRFLPSLRLENFRAGLNDYTLFTLLRLMAERVERQPVSRAAHAEWLSRARAALRQVETLVPSLYEFNREPAVLEAWSRTLAELIEQSPLRIADLDDGSLDIWGSSVYRLEETE, encoded by the coding sequence ATGTTTCGCACATCCTTTCTTCTGCCGGTTGCCGCCTGTGCGGTTACCGCCTTGTCCGCCGGCGCTTTCACGGTGGTGGACGATTTCGAGCAGGACCGGTCATACCGCCTGACCGACAATATGCAGTTCAGCCGCGAACCGCTCTTTGCTGTCGACGGCACATCGGCGCTTCGCCTTGCCGCACCGCGCTGGGGGGAAAACCCGTATGAGTGGCCGGCGTTCCATATGGATGACCTGACGCCGTCCGACTGGCGTGATTTTGGCGGCTTGACGCTTGAGGCGGTCAATCCGGGCGCCGTGCCGCGCAAACTGATCGTCGAATTTGCGGGTGGAGAGGTTGGCTTCAAGAAAAGCTTTGAACTGGCGCCATTTTCCTATCGGCAACTGGATATCGATTTCGCCGAACTGCCGGAAAACTTCGACCGGACTGCGGTCGATCATTTGACGTTGTTCACCGAATGCCCGATGGTGCCGTATGAACTGTATCTTGACCGCGTCGCTTTGCGTTCGGCCGACGAAACGGTGGCGGTGCCGCCGGCGTTTGAACAGGCCGTATCGGCTCTTGCCGGCAGCCGGCTGGAAACGCTTGCGCGGCAGCTGGCCGCCGTCCGGGAGCCGCGGGCCAGGTTTGCCGGCAACGCGGCGGTCAACGCGTTTCAGCGGCGTGAAGTCGCCGCCTTGACCGAAGGGCTCGATGCCATGCGCCGCCGGACGGACGACGTTTCGCTGACGCTGTCCGAGCGCAGCGCGGCGACCGCCGAAACCGGCCGGCTGCTGGCCCGTGCCGACCGGCTGGCCCGATTGCTGGAAAAATTGCCGCCGGATGCCGCTCCCGTCGTCGTTCAAGCCGCGTCGGCGATGGACCGGGTTTATCCGCATGATTTGCCGCTGCCGCCGGCGGTGGACCTGGATTTGCGGCTGGCCCGCCATGACAAGGCCGGGATACAGGTCGTCGTGTTGCCGCTGGCCGACGCCTGCGACGACGTCAGCGTGACGGTCGGCGAGCTGGCCGATGCGGCCGGCAATAAACTGGCGGACGACTGTTTTACGATCGGGCCGGTCGGCTTCGTCAATGTCGGGGCGTATTCCCGACACCGTTACGGTTACCTCGGCTGGACGCCCGATCCGATTTTGAATACCCTGCCGGCGGCGGATGTCGAAGCCGGCGCCGCCCAGGCTTTCTACCTTGATTGCCGGACCGCTGCCGATCAGCCGGCCGGTTTCTATCAAGGCCTGGTGACCGTCAAGTCCGGAGACCGGCTGCTGGCCGAACTGCCGTTGTCGGTGCGGGTTTACGATTTCTCGATGCCGGACCGGGCGTTGCTGCCGCTGGCCATTGCCACGACCTATCCGCAGAAGCCGCATCCGGCCGAAGAGCTGACGCCGGAAGAAACGCTGGCCGCCAGGCGCCGGGTGGCCGAGTTCCTGGCCGCTTATCAGATCGGTCTCGACCATCTCTACAAAGGCGAACCGAACGAACTGGAACTCTTGAAGGAGCTCAAGGCGCGCAATCTGCTCGGCGGCATCTGCATTCGTTACATTCAGGCCGCCCCCGACGAAGCCGAAGCCAAGACGCGGTATCTGATCGATGCCATCCGGCCGCACTACGAGGCGCTGAAAGAAGCCGGTTTGCTCGGGCACGCTTATCTGTACGGTTTTGACGAATTGCCGGAATCGTATTTCGAAGTATTCGAAGAAGTCGCCGCCGCGTTGCACCGGGAATTTCCGGAGCTGAAAATCATGACCACCGCCTATGATTACAGCCTCGGCACCGCCAGCGATTTGAAATCGGTCGACTGGTGGTGTCCGCTGACGCCGAAATTCCGGCCGGAATTGGTCGATCAGGCGCGCTCCGCCGGCGATCAGGTCTGGTGGTACACCAGTTGCGATCCGTCGGCGCCGTTCGCCGGCATGCAGCTAGAGGACCAGCCGCTGGAAGCGCGGCTGCTGATGGGGGCGATGACCGCCCGGTACCGCCCGGACGGATTCCTCTTTTATGAAACGACCTATTGGGGGAAGAACCATGAAATTGCCGCCGGCCCTTATCTGGACTGGAATCCCCACGCCTTTCAGGATTACAACGCCGACGGCGTCTGGTTTTATCCGGCCGCCGACGGCCGGTTCCTGCCGTCGCTGCGGCTGGAAAATTTCCGGGCCGGCTTGAACGACTACACGCTTTTCACCCTGCTGCGGCTGATGGCCGAACGCGTCGAACGGCAGCCGGTGTCGCGTGCGGCCCATGCCGAATGGCTGTCCCGCGCCCGGGCGGCATTGCGGCAGGTGGAGACGCTGGTCCCTTCGCTGTATGAATTCAACCGCGAGCCGGCCGTTCTGGAGGCGTGGAGCCGGACGCTGGCCGAATTGATCGAACAGTCTCCGCTGCGGATCGCCGACCTTGACGACGGTTCGCTCGATATCTGGGGGAGCAGCGTTTACCGGCTGGAGGAAACAGAATGA